The following nucleotide sequence is from Arvicola amphibius chromosome 1, mArvAmp1.2, whole genome shotgun sequence.
attcatattttaaagtaattctcTTCTATGTAGAAAATACTGACTGTATATTTTTTAAGTCTGTATCCATTTTCAATAACAGTTACCCTTAAGTAAGTGTGTATAATAACTGTAGCTAGAACAAACATATTTAGAGAGAAAATGACAAGGTAGAGCAGACAATGAAATTGTTTCAGGTGTTTTATTGCAGTGAATCATCTATTTGAATAAAACTTTAACACTCGTAGGCATTAGATATGTTCTCCAACCCTCTGATGCTCAAACTGACTGTTTATGAAAGGAGCATTCCATGTAGGGGATGAGATATTATTGGCTATTATGCTGCCCCAGGAAAGTTTTTTTATTATGAGAGTGGAATCCAGAGCTTGTTAGAATCAATGTGATCTATCTGTAAATCACAGCCCCAGTTTCCCTGAGAATCTTTATTCTTCTCTATGTGATAATAAcaactatatttatttttcatttccaactTGTTTCCTTATACTTAAGGACCCCATCATTGAATAAGGTCATTTCTGtaggaaaaaataagaatatttttctccccttctctgttgTTATACTTTGTCAGAAAGTTTGGACATTAGAGACAAACATGGTCTACTACTGTTCATTGCCAGTGTCTCTACTTTAGGCTGATGTCTTTCATAATAAATAGTGCCAATAAGTTGGCTAATTTACTGTGTCACCCTGACTATGAGGTGACGCCCACATATTTGCTCCAATACTGCTATAAGAGTTGGATGGTGTGAGTGGGTGGTTAGTATCTACCACTAACTGAATAAAGCAGATTATCTCTCAATATGAACAGCTTTTTCTGATCGGCTCAAGGCTTTAAATATTAGGGTTTCTGAGAAGTCAGTCTTCTGTCTCTAGCACAGCTTTAGACTCTAAGCTATAGCAACAACTCCTGCCAGTATATTCTAGTCATCTACCCTATGGATTTTAAATGACAAGTCATGCTATTTCATGagaaaattatacacacacacacacacacacacacacatactcactcacatTTTCCATCTCCCTGTTTCTCCTTGTGTCTGTCAATTTTATGAGGTAATCCTATAAAAATCTGTTAGAAGAgatgctgtgtgtgagtgtgtctttGTACACatctatatgcatacacatatatgtgtgtatatttatgtatatacttgTTTCTCTGGGGAAGCATAACTGATACCACTGCTCActtactttcattttctgtgcCATGGAATTCTAATTCAGTTTAGATATATAAAACCAACAACCATGAAGTTAAATTAACTATATTGTTTTGCAAGCTTCAAAATTTTTGAATggggttctttgttttcttgtttgttgtattgatggaggagagttatctatgtttctttcgttggttaattaataaagaaaactgccttggccctttaagagacagaaaattaggtaggtggagtagacagaacagaattgtgggaaaaaggaagtagagttggggagacgcttcaggcagtcgccatagtgagtctccatgcttctcctctccgagatggacacaggttaagatctctcctggtaagccacacctcgtggtgctacacagattactaaatatgggttaaaggaagatgtgagaattaaccaataagaggctacagataatgggccaggcagtggtttaaaagaatacagtttccgtgtaattatttcgggtgtaaagttagccggcggctgggtggcgggacgcagccccaccgcttcacactacattgtatttttatttttgtatacatTCTGGCTATTACTCCTCTATCAGATATATAGTtaatgaagatttttattttactatctgGCCTCCCTATGCACATAAGTGGTGATATCCTTTGCTGTGTAGAATCTTTTAAAGAACTCCTTTCTGGAAAGTCATTTCCTGTACCTACGGCTTGCAAAGGACTATTTTCTTCTATCAGTTTCATAGTTTCAGGTTTCACATTGAggcttttttgttcatttggattTGATGTTTTTGCATGGGTGATAGATAGAAGTCTAATTTCATTCCTCTGCATGAGGATATCCATTTTTTCTGAGCACTATTCATGACTTGCTTTCCCACAGCGCTAATTGTTTCATTTGGGTggataaaatatcattttgtttctCTGAACTCTAATTTCCACATGTTTATAGGAATtccataaatttaattaaataacaaTCCTCAATGGATACATAATTTAATTCAGGAGAAAAGACGCTTTCTCTGTCTGAAATCATTTATTTTGCTGGTTGTGGATATGTTACTGGGCATGTAAATAGTCTCTACTAGCAAGAAGGTCACAAACATTTGCCATCCTTTAAAGCCTGCTCCTTAAAAAGGGAAATGATCAGATTTGTAGAAATCTCCAACAAAAGGAGACTGTTTTGACATATTTCTCTTAGTGAGTTCCTTCTATCTTAAATATGGCGGTCTCCACGTCTGaactgccatgatggactgtattaGGCTAACCTTCTTTAAACCTAAGTGAGAGTTTGGATTAAtaattttggtgtttgttttttttttaagttttggagTTATatgaaaggaaagcagaaaaagtGCTTGGGTTACTCAAAACCAGAGGGACAGCACAGAAGGAAGTCtctttacttttatgttttcatttactgAAGATAATGTAGAGCTTCCTCCAGACCCCAAGACAGGCACAGACAAGAATCTGTAAGCCTGAGCTTCCTAATGAAGTCACCATTAAACATTGGCTCTGGTCCAGTGGAAGCTTCTTGGACAATCCTTGCCATAATTCATACAAACACAACTGAAGAAGTATGACCCTCCAACTCACCCTCTTTCAGTGGCTCAACAGGGTGGAGAGCTGTTTCATCCTATCCTCCTGTCTACTCTCACTACCTGGGTCTACAATTATACTGGGAGAATAAAAAACCCCCACATCATCATGCAGCCTAGCGAGATggtatgttagttagatttttttattttgctacttGGAACCAGCTAGAGTTATCTGGTAAGAGGGGacagcagttaagaaaatgcttccatcaatATGGCCTGTAAGCATTTCTATAAGGCAGTTCTCGCTTAATAACTGATGTGAAAAGGCCCAGCTTACTGTAGTtgatgccactcctgggcagacGGTCATGTGCcgtataagaaggcaggctgagcaagcatgcTGAGTAAATCCAGTAAGCACTGTTCAATCACTGTCTTCCTTCAGTTCAGCTCCCAGCTTCCAGGTGCTTAAGTGGTTCCTACCTCAGTGATTAACTGTGtcatggaagtgtaagccaaataaacccttttctatACAAGTTAGTTTTTGGTCATTCTGTCACCACAGCAACTGTTGCTACAAAAGGAGAGAACAAAattggtgaaaaaaaaagaaaaccaatgtcCTATAATGCAGTGGACAAGTGGAGCAGTACAGTTAAGAACAATCCAttgaaaatgaagataaaatagaggCAAACCCAGTGATGAACCTCCAGATAAAGCTTTTGATGACAAAATGAAGAGATAGAGAAGGCATTCCTTGTGGTCAGAGATGAAGGGGAAaattgggaagggagggagatccTTACAGTTATACCTGACAGCATGAGCAATATTCATGCTGATGGTCATGGTCTGTGTCTAGACAGCACTTCCATTCTGCTATACTGGTTGTGACATTATCCTAGGTATGGAGAGATGCAACCAAGTACACATGAGATCTTTGTGGCATCTCCTACTATTGTATGTAAACTTCTCCCTAATTATAAATGtacaactaaatttaaaaataaagatggtgCCATGTAGAGGTATTTAAAATGCACTTTGTTTCCAGAAAGCTTTTGAGTTTGAGCTAAAATTATTTCCACTGTTCTTGTACCCTTCTTTGCTCCTTACATTTCCAATATTGTTAGAAGGATGTTTATCAATCCATGAAGTTTTCACCTAACAAGTGCATCAGCACACAAAGCTTAGTTGATAGGTGCTAGTAGATaagacttttttttggtttttcgagacagggtttctctgtagctttggagtctgtcctggaactagctcttgtagaccaggctggtttcgaactcacagagatccgctgcctctgcctcccaagtgctgggattaaaggcgtgcaccaccaccacccggcttagatAAGATGTTTTTATATGAACATGTGTATCTGCAGTTTTCGGTCCTGATTGAGTTTCAGtggaattttaaaatcaagatagctaccaaagaagcaaaatatagaGAAGATAAGTAAAGCTGaatagaaataagccaagctaaagctGGGCATTCATAGGAAAGAAAAAGTCTCCATGATTTGGGATCTGTGTGACAGGCCCTCCTAAGAATAAAGGGTTAAAATACAACAATTACATCATTCTATTTCAGTTGTTCTTTATTCTTCATTGGAATATAGACTAACACAATGCACAAAAGGTATGTttgttacaaaggaaaaaagaagtacTAATTTTTATAGTTCATTCATCaatttatatttactattttatgtgatgtagtatatgaaaatatttcttctgaaatttAAGCATAATATATGCATTTCTTTCATTCATATTATATAGCTGTTGTAAAAATAGGTTGAAATATTGTATTCCATCCTAATATCTGTCTACTTTTCTTTCAAGGCAGAGTTCTTGATGTAAATGGGACCTGTAGAATATATCAGAGTTCAATCTTTGGGGGAGTGACAGAGGATGCTACAGTTTGTGccattttatttgttatgtttctAACAGTCTATTCTCTCTCCTTAATGGCCAATGTGAGCATAATTGTGCTGAGCAGAAGCAGCCCTCAACTTTGCATGCCCATGTACCTTTTCCTCAACCATTTGGCTTTTGTAGGGTACTCCTCATCAGTCACAACTATCATGCTGAAGGGCTTTCTCAGGAAGGAAATAATTATCCCTGTGCCTGACTGTGAGACCCACTTCTGTCCTGTAGTGACATTTGGGTCAGTTGAGTGCTTCCTGGTGGATGTCATGGCTCATGACCACTATGCAGTCATTTGCTCACCTCTGCTCTACTCAACACAGATGTCCTCTATAGTCTAAATCCTTGTAATGGGAGCTTTCTGCCTAGGTGGATATTTATTGGTTATTGCCTCAATCTGTCCTTCTGTAGACCAAATAAAGTTAATCGTATATTATATGACTATTCACAACTTTCAAAGCTTTCTTGTTCTCATGACTCTTCTGAAGTCATTCAAGCAATCTCTTCAGGCTGCATCATTATGGTCATTGTATTTATCATTGTTCTGTCTTACGTATACATCCTTCTCACCATTCTGAAAATACATTCCTCTGAGGGCCACCAGATTTTCTTCTCTACCAGCACCTCCCATATTACTGCAGTCACTCTGTTCTATGAGATCATCACATTTATCTGTGTGATGCCCAAGTCCAGCTACTCCATGGACCAGAACAAGATTGTGTCTATGTTCTACACAATGACCCCTATGGTAAAACTCCTAATCTATAGCCTCCGAAACAAGGGTGATAAAGAGGCCATGAGAAAACTTGTGGCTAGCTCTCACTGGTAGCCATAGATATCTGGAATTTTAAATAGTGTAATGAGCCCTGATATTCCAGGTGAACGGACAGTATAGCATGTAATTATACAGCTATATTTATGACATTTTAGAGATAAGCTTTACAGTTTATCACAAACATCTTCATTGTAAAACATAGCTTTATAAAAATTGCAGTATTCCCTTTACTTTATCCTTTCATCAGCCACCATAATTAGCATTTCTGAGCACAAATCTTTCTTGTAGGTTCTGTGTTCTTCAAATGCAGCCTTTAGATTTGGAACTTTCATTTGAACCTTTAGAATCATTTGTAATCCTTTGATGAGAATAATATTGCGACCTaaaattttcacacacacacacacacacacacacacacacacacacacacacacatgttctacTCCTGGAACACATTTCCCCTCCCGcatttccttccattcctctctcccacatcacctccctccTCAATTcacttttcctctgtttctgttcagaaagcgGCAACATATTTGAACAAGTCTCTTTGTAGTATGATGGAGAATTCTTTTGATATATGCCCCAAAGTGGTATGGCTGGGACTTGAATTAGATTGacttccagttttctgagaaaatgtcatGTTGATTTCtaaagtagttgtacaagtttgcactccaaccagcaatAGAAGAATGTTCACCTTGCTTcacatccactggagcatgagcAATCgcttgtgttttttatcttagacATGCTGACAGTATAAGAAGAAAGCTCAGAGTCATTTATATTTGCTTCTCCTGGTTGGCTAAGGGTGTTAACATTACTTTAAGTGTATCTCTGTCatgtgagattcttctgttgagaatcatCTATTTAGATCTTTATCCTACTTTTTAATAggcttatttggtttttcaatgtctagtttcttaaattgtttatatagtttggatattaatcctctgtcagatgtgtggttggtgacaatatttttccattctgtaggctgccattttgtactATTGATAGTGTCCTGGGCCTTAagaaagcttttcattttcaggaggtgctatttattaattgtcaatcttagtgtctgtgctattggtgctCTATTCATGAAgttgtctcctgtaccaatgtgttgAAGAcaattccccactttctcttctttcaagtttagtgtatctggatttatgttgataTATTTGATCCATTTATagttcagttttgtgcatgggaagagatatgaatctatttgtattcttctatgtGGGATAATGTGGGATAATTCTACAGGTTGTGTgataatgttcttgtatactgtaaagattggccactcatattggtttaataattgCTGATTtatcagtagccaggcaggaagtaaaggtggagTGATCAGactaggggaattctgggaagaggaaaggcagaaatgctgtcaccagccaaatgcagaggaagcaagataagaatgacTTACTAAGTAAAGGTACCAAGAAAAGTGGCTAaatacagataagaattatgggttaatttaaattttaagagctagtttACAATAGGCCTGATAAATTAGGAGAGTTTTTTTTGTAATCTTGTAGCCAGCCACTttcctgaaagtgtttattagctgtaTCAGTTACctagtagaattttgggggtcactgatgcatactatcatatcattagcaaatagcAATTCTTTGACGTCTTCCTTTacaatttgtatttccttgatctcCTGTAGTTGTCTATTACTACAGCTAGAAATTCAGTTATTGCCACGGACcacctctcgtggagaccactgaccacgggagaacaggggtgaaggctaggagaaatcaggaatcagcgaggaaatgacagacagataCACTCAATAAGATTGAATATGCTGCtacaaatttactgaagttcaagcatcagttttatatgatcacagaaggaagttggcaaacaaattacatgagaagaatgattacagacaattgttacagacaatcaaaagctttacatgagaaaaattgattacagacaattgtttccagtatgtcttgtggttagggccaagtgagcagagctcttctttgaaatccgtctcacaccactaaccaactattttctcatagccctaaatcatatctgttctcatggtaacccaaaacaccattctttagggttatactcccaaggcttgctccgatggtgaataattggtttcttaatgtcaagaatcctgtctttctctcttatctaaaatgcacctgggggtttctcattctggctagcctctcccatcatgagctccttttgttctagggtatccataagttttcccagagagcgagccagagtccaatatgtctcagtagtttgattattattattggtaatgtcctggaacttcttgatctgctggcaagataaaagaactatacagaaacaaagaaggaacagaaagctcaatacagcaccagggctagccagggcgagtttgctgatccggaatcatgactgtggctgattgccagggaaccgcctggggctcagctcctgggagcgcagaccccaacccttcagcgtcgttTCAACTTAGCGGCATTTTTTTGCTACACAGGCATGACAGCCATGGGTGTAGCAAgttattatattgaatagatatgaagagagtggatggccttgtcttgttgctgattttagtgaaattgctttgagcgTCTCTCCATGTAATTTGATGTTTGCTATTGGCTTTCTgtctattgcttttattatatttaagtattttttatccctgatctctccaagactttagTCAAAGAGTGATGTATTTTATCAaaagcttttcagcatctaatgagatggtcattttttcttctttcaatttgtttatatggtttattacattgacagatttttgtatgtttaaccatgcctgcacctctgggatgaagcctacttaatcatgatggatgatctatttgatgtgttcttggatttgatttgcaagtattttattgagtatttttgtataaaTGTTCTTGAGAGAAATtggactgtaattctctttctttgttgtatctttgtatagtttttggtatcagggtgactgtgactTCACAAAAAATGGTAAAgtttcctgtttctattttgttgacattctctctctgccttttagttactTTCAATGAGGGTTTAtctaatttgttgattttctagaagaaactatttgtttcattgatttttatattgttctctttatttctattttattgatttcagtcctcagtttgttAATTCCCTGCTGTTTACTCCTCTTGGATatgcttgcttcttttttgttctagagatttctgAACTGTTAAGTCACTGGTATGAGAtatctccaaattctttatgaaggcacttattgctatgaactttcttcttagttCACTAATCTTGTGTTCAATAAGTTTAGGTAtgtatgttgtacattcattttcactgaattctagaaagtctttctttcttaataCTTCCTAGGCCTTGTAGTAACTCAGGAGAGTTGTgttgcacaattaataaaaactcagaaaaaaaattggggttcaacctgaagttcaGAATAGCTAAACAGTCAGCCACTGCCTCTTACCTCTACCTGAGCCTGAAAtggtaatcctgcctccaggaaacttaGAATGAGATAGtgtgtgagaactgtctcctccagtcttatctttctccctagtgctggggctaATTTTATAGCAaactagcgtggctactgggattaaaggtgtgcatcaccactgcctagtctgtaaggctaATCAGTGTAGCTATTTTTACTCTCTGAAGTTCAGGAAATCTTTATTAAGTAAgatacaaattaaatatcactacagaatttttcagtttccatgagtttgtaagctttctgtggttgttgaaatccagttttAATCCACAGTGGTTAATAGGATGTAAGGGGATATTTTAATCTTCTTGTATCTGGTGTAATTTACTTTTGTggccaagtatgtggtcaattttggacaAGATTCCATGAGATGCTaggaagaaggtatattcttttgagaTTGAGTGAAACattctgtagatatctgataGGTTCAGTGGAGTAAAATATCAATTAGTTGTGttatttctctgtttcatttctgtctgaatgacctgtccattggtgaaagtgggATGTTCAAGTCTCCCACTACTAATATTTGGGTTTTGATGAGTAATTTAAACTTTAGTGATATTTATTACTAAATACAGATATGGATATCCTTGCATTTTTCCTTTGATTAATATGAAGTGTCCTTTCCCATCGCTTTTGATCAATTttggtttaaagtttattttattaggtattaggatagctacaccagcatGCTTCATAGGTCTgattgattggaaaatcttttccaaccctttactctgaggaaatatctatcttggatgttgaagtttgttttctgtaTACAGTAGAAGGATGGATTACATTTTCATATGCACTCTTATAGCCtgtgctttttattggcta
It contains:
- the LOC119823527 gene encoding LOW QUALITY PROTEIN: olfactory receptor 508-like (The sequence of the model RefSeq protein was modified relative to this genomic sequence to represent the inferred CDS: inserted 1 base in 1 codon; substituted 1 base at 1 genomic stop codon) codes for the protein MACRVLDVNGTCRIYQSSIFGGVTEDATVCAILFVMFLTVYSLSLMANVSIIVLSRSSPQLCMPMYLFLNHLAFVGYSSSVTTIMLKGFLRKEIIIPVPDCETHFCPVVTFGSVECFLVDVMAHDHYAVICSPLLYSTQMSSIVXILVMGAFCLXWIFIGYCLNLSFCRPNKVNRILYDYSQLSKLSCSHDSSEVIQAISSGCIIMVIVFIIVLSYVYILLTILKIHSSEGHQIFFSTSTSHITAVTLFYEIITFICVMPKSSYSMDQNKIVSMFYTMTPMVKLLIYSLRNKGDKEAMRKLVASSHW